The following are encoded together in the Mycteria americana isolate JAX WOST 10 ecotype Jacksonville Zoo and Gardens chromosome 2, USCA_MyAme_1.0, whole genome shotgun sequence genome:
- the RPL30 gene encoding large ribosomal subunit protein eL30: MVAAKKTKKSLESINSRLQLVMKSGKYVLGYKQTLKMIRQGKAKLVILANNCPALRKSEIEYYAMLAKTGVHHYSGNNIELGTACGKYYRVCTLAIIDPGDSDIIRSMPEQASEK, from the exons ATGGTGGCCGCGAAGAAGACG aaaaagtcCCTAGAGTCCATAAACTCTAGGCTTCAGCTGGTTATGAAAAGTGGTAAATATGTGCTAGGATACAAACAGACTCTGAAAATGATTCGGCAGGGCAAAGCCAAGTTGGTCATCCTAGCCAACAACTGTCCTGCTTTGAG AAAATCGGAAATCGAGTACTACGCTATGCTTGCCAAGACTGGTGTCCATCATTATAGCGGCAACAACATTGAATTGGGCACAGCATGTGGAAAATACTACAGAGTGTGCACACTGGCTATCATTGACCCAG gtgACTCTGACATCATTAGAAGCATGCCAGAACAAGCCAGTGAGAAGTAA